The following are from one region of the Paenibacillus protaetiae genome:
- a CDS encoding ABC transporter substrate-binding protein has translation MKKAFLLPLLAALLISVLAACGSNENDNSSNSSSDSGKSGKKVTISFVHWRGEDVKVFDSLIAKFEAENPNIKVEQQVYPSDQYQTTVQAKLTDGSVGDVFASFPGAQFEAISKAGLFTDLTGESFVANYTPALIEAGQKDGKQLALPYQLVYNMPIYNVKLFEKYGIEIPKDWDSFLAMAEKLKQNGIIPIAFPGADIGPGQFMNTMVMNNATDPEIFTKLEAGETKLTDEWWVKTLSQFKELNDKGYFQQDALGTKDQGAGALFAQEKAAILATGSYQLAQNKKNNPNLEQGLLAPITVSADQAVYEGIHTTTFMLAVNSKSKHPEEAKKWIAFLSGAEAAGEYANGTGQNVTVKDVQYTSEELQAVSEWTTKKTRFQPRYTITNSEIQTAVTNSIQAVLGGTSPEQAAKDAQAIVDQQLGK, from the coding sequence ATGAAAAAGGCGTTTCTTCTTCCCCTATTGGCAGCACTCCTAATATCGGTGCTCGCTGCATGCGGCTCGAACGAGAACGATAACAGCTCCAATTCCAGCTCAGATTCAGGCAAAAGCGGCAAGAAAGTAACGATCAGTTTTGTTCACTGGCGGGGAGAAGACGTAAAGGTCTTTGATTCGCTTATTGCAAAATTCGAAGCGGAGAACCCTAATATCAAAGTTGAACAGCAGGTATACCCTTCCGACCAATATCAGACGACGGTTCAAGCGAAGTTGACTGACGGTTCGGTTGGCGACGTGTTCGCGTCGTTCCCCGGCGCCCAATTCGAGGCGATCTCGAAGGCCGGTTTGTTTACAGATCTGACAGGCGAATCGTTTGTCGCCAACTATACGCCTGCGCTGATCGAAGCGGGGCAAAAGGACGGCAAGCAGCTTGCCCTTCCTTACCAGCTGGTGTACAATATGCCGATTTATAACGTTAAGCTGTTCGAGAAATACGGCATTGAAATTCCGAAAGACTGGGACAGCTTCCTGGCGATGGCGGAAAAGCTGAAGCAAAACGGCATCATTCCGATTGCGTTCCCGGGAGCGGACATCGGTCCTGGCCAATTCATGAACACGATGGTGATGAACAACGCTACCGACCCGGAAATTTTCACGAAGCTGGAAGCCGGCGAAACGAAGCTGACCGACGAATGGTGGGTTAAGACGCTTTCGCAGTTCAAGGAATTAAACGACAAGGGGTATTTCCAGCAGGATGCTCTTGGCACCAAGGATCAAGGCGCAGGCGCTTTGTTCGCACAAGAAAAAGCGGCTATTCTGGCTACTGGTTCGTACCAGCTGGCACAAAACAAAAAGAACAACCCGAATCTGGAACAAGGGCTGCTTGCTCCGATTACGGTTTCGGCTGATCAAGCCGTTTACGAAGGCATTCATACAACGACGTTTATGCTGGCGGTGAACAGCAAGTCGAAGCATCCGGAAGAAGCGAAAAAATGGATCGCATTTTTGAGCGGCGCAGAGGCTGCAGGGGAATATGCGAACGGAACCGGCCAAAATGTGACGGTTAAAGATGTGCAATACACAAGCGAGGAGCTTCAAGCGGTATCGGAATGGACGACGAAGAAAACACGCTTCCAGCCTCGTTATACGATTACCAATTCGGAAATTCAAACGGCTGTGACGAACTCGATTCAAGCGGTGCTTGGCGGAACATCGCCTGAACAGGCTGCAAAGGATGCGCAAGCAATCGTCGATCAGCAGCTGGGCAAATAA
- a CDS encoding carbohydrate ABC transporter permease yields MKNRKWTLLLFFAPGTILYLALFVYPTLSGFYYSFTDWDGLSPSYSYVGLDNFKTLSEHIVFRKSLVNNLKFMLAVVICQTVISLILALMLQRKSKLSAALRSLYFVPTILSSVSVGFIWTFMYDPSLGLLNGTLDKIGLSGFTQNWLGNMQIAIFSLAAVQAWAHIGQMVILFVAGLQGIPRELLEAAKLDGGTRLQVFLRVTWPLLAPAAAVVVSYTTIQSFKAFDLVFTMTNGGPAYSTEILSTFIYNTAFTNFKFGLASAGSIFFLMLIAIITWLQFRVIRTDRASYS; encoded by the coding sequence ATGAAAAACCGGAAATGGACGCTGCTGCTGTTTTTTGCGCCGGGAACGATCTTGTATCTCGCGTTGTTCGTGTATCCGACATTATCCGGCTTTTATTACTCCTTTACGGACTGGGACGGCTTATCGCCGTCCTACAGCTATGTCGGGCTGGATAACTTTAAAACGCTGAGCGAGCATATCGTATTCCGCAAGTCGCTGGTCAACAATTTGAAATTTATGCTGGCCGTTGTCATCTGCCAAACGGTCATTTCGCTTATTCTTGCGCTCATGCTGCAGCGTAAGTCCAAGCTGTCCGCGGCGCTCCGCTCGCTTTATTTTGTGCCCACCATACTGTCGTCGGTATCGGTTGGCTTCATTTGGACGTTTATGTATGATCCGTCGCTTGGATTGTTGAATGGAACGCTGGACAAGATCGGGTTATCCGGCTTCACGCAAAACTGGCTTGGCAACATGCAGATTGCGATCTTCTCGCTGGCGGCTGTTCAGGCGTGGGCGCATATCGGGCAGATGGTCATCCTGTTTGTGGCGGGGCTGCAAGGCATTCCTCGCGAACTGCTGGAGGCGGCCAAGCTGGACGGCGGAACGCGGCTGCAGGTGTTTCTCCGCGTCACATGGCCGCTGCTGGCTCCAGCCGCTGCTGTCGTTGTCTCGTATACGACGATTCAATCGTTTAAAGCGTTTGATCTTGTATTTACGATGACGAACGGCGGGCCGGCTTATTCGACGGAAATTTTGTCTACCTTTATATACAATACGGCATTTACGAATTTCAAGTTTGGGCTGGCTTCCGCCGGGTCGATCTTTTTCCTGATGCTGATTGCCATCATTACATGGCTGCAGTTCCGGGTGATCCGCACGGACCGCGCGTCTTATTCATAA
- the sigK gene encoding RNA polymerase sporulation sigma factor SigK, with translation MGLFAAIALFIKQLSLLVSYVKNNAFPQPLHEDEELKHLQLMAQGDQHSRNLLIEHNLRLVAHIVKKFDNTGEDLEDLISIGTIGLIKAIESFQTGKGTKLATFAARCIENEILMHLRSLKKTRKDVSLHDPIGTDKEGNEITLIDILGTEADDVEDKVQLKIEKSKIYRNLDILDDREQEVIRGRFGLDQGGEERTQREIAKELGISRSYVSRIEKRALMKLYHEFYKAKK, from the coding sequence ATGGGATTATTCGCAGCTATTGCGCTTTTCATTAAACAGCTGTCGCTGCTTGTTTCGTACGTTAAAAACAATGCATTTCCTCAACCGCTGCATGAGGATGAAGAACTGAAGCATTTGCAGCTTATGGCACAAGGGGATCAGCATTCCCGTAACCTGCTGATTGAACATAATTTGCGTTTGGTAGCACATATCGTCAAGAAATTCGACAATACGGGCGAGGATCTTGAGGATCTTATTAGTATTGGTACGATTGGCCTGATCAAGGCGATCGAAAGTTTTCAGACCGGAAAAGGGACGAAGCTCGCGACATTTGCTGCCCGTTGTATCGAGAACGAAATACTTATGCATTTGCGTTCATTAAAGAAGACACGCAAGGATGTCTCCTTGCACGACCCGATCGGAACGGATAAGGAAGGCAATGAAATTACGCTGATAGACATCCTCGGCACAGAAGCCGATGATGTCGAAGACAAGGTGCAGCTCAAGATCGAGAAAAGCAAAATATACCGCAATCTCGACATCCTCGACGACCGCGAGCAGGAAGTCATCCGCGGCCGGTTCGGCCTCGACCAGGGCGGCGAAGAGCGGACGCAGCGCGAAATCGCGAAGGAGCTGGGTATCAGCCGCAGCTATGTGTCGCGGATTGAGAAGCGGGCGCTGATGAAGCTGTATCATGAGTTTTATAAGGCGAAGAAGTGA
- a CDS encoding LLM class flavin-dependent oxidoreductase, whose product MMSQLGSSVQIGWFIPTTGDGEFIGIPPQRKPTQEYVTQVAVAAEEAGYELVLIPTGGDCLDSWVVGSWVASRTRNLKTLVAMRPGLMSPVLSARMAATLDQLSEGRVLINVVAGHYKEDLKATGDRLYNSHDDRYARTKEFMDIVKGVWQHSYDEAQPSFDYNGNYYELEGGTCKPEVFQRPHPPLYFGGSSEAGKRTAAEIADVYLMWTEPLEWIKEQIAGMQGYLKELEDTKGIRRELQYGIRAQVVVRETEQEAWEAAWKIISKVDPETLDERAKLHAGSDAVNQKRQMELWSQSQKENYMIGPNLWSGLTAIRGGGGVAFVGTPQQITDRLLEFVDAGVSTFILSGYPHLEEAEISGKLLMPLLRSRLANHVPNPN is encoded by the coding sequence ATGATGAGTCAACTCGGTTCAAGCGTGCAGATCGGCTGGTTTATCCCGACAACGGGAGATGGAGAATTTATCGGCATTCCGCCGCAAAGAAAACCGACACAGGAATATGTGACACAGGTCGCGGTTGCTGCGGAGGAAGCGGGATACGAGCTGGTGCTTATTCCTACCGGAGGAGATTGTCTCGATTCCTGGGTGGTCGGTTCGTGGGTAGCTTCCCGCACTCGTAACTTAAAGACGCTGGTCGCGATGCGGCCGGGGCTGATGAGCCCGGTTTTATCGGCAAGGATGGCGGCAACACTGGATCAACTGTCCGAAGGGCGCGTGCTCATTAACGTTGTGGCCGGCCACTATAAAGAAGATTTGAAAGCGACGGGCGACAGGCTGTATAACAGCCATGACGACCGTTACGCCCGGACGAAGGAATTTATGGATATCGTCAAAGGGGTTTGGCAGCACTCTTATGATGAAGCGCAGCCTTCCTTTGATTACAATGGCAATTATTATGAGCTGGAAGGCGGTACCTGCAAGCCGGAAGTATTCCAGCGCCCGCATCCGCCGCTTTATTTTGGCGGCAGCTCGGAGGCCGGCAAACGGACAGCGGCGGAAATCGCCGATGTGTACCTGATGTGGACGGAGCCGCTGGAATGGATTAAGGAACAAATCGCGGGGATGCAAGGTTATTTGAAAGAGCTGGAGGATACGAAAGGCATCCGCCGGGAGTTGCAATACGGCATCCGCGCGCAAGTGGTCGTCCGCGAGACGGAACAGGAAGCATGGGAAGCGGCTTGGAAGATTATTAGCAAGGTAGATCCGGAAACGCTGGATGAGCGGGCTAAACTCCATGCCGGCAGCGACGCGGTGAACCAGAAGCGCCAGATGGAGCTGTGGAGCCAGTCGCAAAAAGAAAATTATATGATCGGCCCGAACCTGTGGTCGGGACTGACAGCGATTCGCGGCGGCGGCGGCGTTGCTTTTGTTGGCACCCCGCAGCAAATTACGGACAGGCTGCTTGAATTTGTAGACGCGGGCGTAAGCACGTTTATTTTGTCGGGGTACCCGCATCTGGAGGAAGCCGAAATTTCCGGCAAACTGCTGATGCCGCTGCTCCGGAGCAGGCTGGCAAATCATGTACCAAACCCAAATTAA
- a CDS encoding zinc ribbon domain-containing protein, which translates to MSFMDKVKAGVAEAGSKAKTVVEINKLKMINISKQSSINQAYQEIGKRVFEFEEKGLGLPPQDMLEPYMNRVRLLKLEIEQNVQKMANLSVTKKCSKCGASVHIEERKCPKCEAAFEIIDVTDYETVGYESSMKSVAHAFGSGEEEPDGGEKR; encoded by the coding sequence ATGAGCTTTATGGATAAAGTGAAGGCAGGAGTGGCCGAAGCCGGCAGTAAAGCTAAAACCGTCGTTGAAATCAATAAATTGAAAATGATCAATATTTCAAAGCAAAGCAGCATCAATCAGGCGTATCAGGAAATCGGGAAGCGGGTGTTTGAGTTTGAAGAGAAGGGCCTTGGCCTTCCGCCGCAGGATATGCTGGAGCCGTACATGAACCGTGTCCGTCTGCTTAAGCTTGAAATCGAGCAAAACGTGCAAAAAATGGCTAACTTGTCCGTTACCAAAAAATGCAGCAAATGCGGCGCATCCGTGCATATCGAGGAACGGAAATGCCCGAAATGCGAAGCGGCGTTTGAAATTATTGATGTGACCGATTATGAGACGGTCGGATACGAAAGCAGCATGAAATCCGTAGCTCACGCCTTTGGCTCCGGCGAAGAAGAACCGGACGGCGGGGAGAAGCGCTAG
- a CDS encoding Gfo/Idh/MocA family protein has protein sequence MLRIGKISYWHVHAWDYTKQAQQHPDTEIVAVWDEIEERGKEAAAKIGAEYISRLDDLLAREDIDGVIVDAPTSMHRDVITAAARAGKHIFTEKVLAPTLKEANEIMQAVHDSAVKLTVSLPRLNDDYTVAIRKLLEEGVLGQVTLVRVRLSHHGATANWLPEHFYTLEQTRGGALIDLGCHPMYLTHLFLGEASSSVTAQYGYVTGKQVEDNAVAVLQGSSGAIGIAEAGFVNAHSPFTIEIHGTEGTLLYGTPEAKLLLRSNKADQEGWQEVALLAKRPSAFDQWVGHIQQGTTADENIRLALALTRLMEASNRSVAEGRLIRLEDLEA, from the coding sequence ATGCTGCGTATTGGAAAAATCAGCTATTGGCATGTTCACGCATGGGATTATACCAAGCAAGCACAACAACATCCGGATACGGAAATCGTCGCCGTATGGGATGAGATAGAGGAACGGGGCAAGGAAGCTGCAGCTAAAATCGGTGCCGAATACATAAGCCGTCTGGATGATCTGCTCGCAAGAGAAGATATTGACGGGGTAATCGTAGATGCGCCAACATCGATGCACCGTGATGTCATAACGGCTGCCGCACGCGCAGGCAAGCATATTTTTACGGAAAAAGTATTGGCCCCTACTTTAAAAGAAGCAAACGAAATTATGCAGGCGGTTCATGACAGCGCTGTCAAGCTGACCGTTTCGCTGCCGCGCTTGAATGATGATTATACCGTTGCCATCCGCAAGCTGCTGGAGGAAGGCGTGCTGGGGCAAGTTACGCTTGTGCGTGTCCGGTTGTCGCATCATGGCGCGACGGCAAACTGGCTGCCGGAGCACTTCTATACCCTGGAACAAACGAGAGGCGGCGCGCTTATTGATTTGGGCTGCCACCCGATGTATTTGACCCATCTGTTCCTGGGAGAAGCTTCTTCCAGCGTAACCGCGCAATACGGTTATGTAACCGGCAAACAGGTGGAAGACAATGCGGTAGCCGTGCTGCAAGGTAGCAGCGGAGCAATCGGCATTGCAGAAGCCGGCTTTGTAAACGCGCATTCGCCGTTTACAATTGAAATTCACGGTACGGAAGGCACGCTGCTGTATGGCACGCCGGAAGCGAAGCTGCTCCTTCGTTCGAACAAGGCGGATCAGGAAGGGTGGCAGGAAGTGGCGCTGCTTGCCAAACGCCCGTCGGCGTTTGACCAATGGGTAGGCCATATCCAGCAGGGCACGACGGCAGACGAGAATATCCGCCTGGCGCTTGCCTTGACCCGCTTGATGGAAGCTTCGAACCGATCCGTAGCGGAAGGCCGGCTTATTCGTCTGGAGGATCTGGAAGCATAA
- a CDS encoding AraC family transcriptional regulator, which produces MSVFLYDAMREKPDALERLDLRFTWGGYEIRVLRFHLVHFHAGKIITAHKHDEFEFHFIPRGKGKVTVEEQTYKLREGMFYLTGPGVVHAQEADSVEAMDELCLHVDILPLKTDLNVADSLEKMEADECINRLKQLPKYPVMDVNHAMPCFLQAYEACMDNKVGSFTTIKHSLVQILLRSVLSYDTGDNGASIAGLPARDMKQYRYKLALQFMRANYAGTLTLEDLADRLNISSRQLQRILKDRHPDKTFSTLLEDIRLEAVCSRLARTTDSIEEIALSEGFSSGNYLHLVFRKRLGITPNQYRLKHAAEEQMQWD; this is translated from the coding sequence ATGAGCGTCTTTTTGTATGACGCCATGCGGGAAAAGCCGGATGCGCTGGAACGGCTTGATTTAAGGTTCACATGGGGCGGCTATGAGATTCGCGTATTGCGGTTTCATCTGGTTCATTTTCATGCCGGAAAAATTATAACCGCCCATAAGCATGATGAATTTGAGTTTCATTTTATTCCGCGGGGCAAAGGCAAAGTCACCGTCGAAGAACAAACGTATAAGCTTCGCGAAGGGATGTTTTATTTGACGGGGCCGGGCGTCGTCCATGCGCAGGAGGCCGATTCGGTCGAAGCGATGGATGAGTTATGTCTGCATGTCGATATCCTCCCGCTTAAGACGGATTTAAACGTCGCCGACAGCCTGGAAAAGATGGAAGCGGATGAATGTATCAACCGTCTCAAGCAGCTGCCCAAATATCCGGTTATGGATGTCAATCACGCCATGCCGTGCTTTTTGCAGGCTTATGAAGCATGCATGGACAATAAGGTAGGCTCCTTTACAACGATAAAGCATTCGCTTGTGCAAATATTGCTGCGTTCCGTTCTTTCCTACGATACGGGGGATAACGGCGCCAGCATAGCCGGGCTTCCGGCGCGGGATATGAAGCAATACCGCTACAAGCTGGCGCTGCAATTCATGAGGGCTAACTACGCCGGCACTTTAACGCTGGAAGATTTGGCGGACCGGCTGAACATCAGCTCCCGTCAGCTGCAGCGCATCTTGAAGGACCGGCATCCGGACAAAACGTTTTCCACGCTGCTGGAAGATATCCGGCTTGAGGCGGTGTGCAGCAGGCTGGCCCGAACGACGGACTCCATCGAGGAAATAGCTTTGTCCGAAGGGTTCTCGAGCGGCAATTATTTGCATCTGGTGTTCCGCAAAAGGCTGGGCATAACGCCTAATCAATACCGGCTTAAGCATGCGGCGGAAGAGCAGATGCAATGGGATTGA
- a CDS encoding Gfo/Idh/MocA family protein yields the protein MATHKIGIIGCGGIANGKHMPSLKKQKNAQMVAFCDIIPERASAAAEAYGVEGAETYTDYRDLLKDPAIEIVHVCTPNDSHAEIAIAALEAGKHVMCEKPMAKTAEDAKRMVEAVKRTGKKLTIGYNNRFRPDSQHLKKICEAGNLGDIYYAKAHAIRRRAVPTWGVFLDEEKQGGGPLIDIGTHALDLTLWMMDNYKPKVVLGSAFHKLSHKENAANAWGPWDPAKFTVEDSAFGMIVMENGATIVLESSWALNTLDVREAQCTLSGTEGGADMINGLRINGEEHGRLYTTEVDLKAGGVAFYDGVTEKDTDLEMRLWLKAIEEDTEPVVTPEQAYVVSQILEAIYESARTGKAVYLD from the coding sequence ATGGCAACTCATAAAATCGGAATTATCGGCTGCGGCGGCATTGCGAACGGCAAACATATGCCCAGCTTAAAAAAACAAAAAAATGCGCAAATGGTTGCATTTTGCGATATTATCCCGGAACGCGCAAGCGCCGCTGCTGAAGCTTACGGCGTGGAAGGCGCGGAAACCTATACCGATTACCGCGATTTGCTGAAGGATCCGGCGATTGAAATCGTGCACGTGTGTACACCTAACGATTCCCATGCGGAGATTGCCATCGCTGCGCTTGAAGCAGGCAAACATGTGATGTGCGAAAAGCCGATGGCCAAAACGGCGGAAGACGCAAAACGGATGGTTGAGGCGGTGAAACGCACCGGCAAAAAGCTGACGATCGGCTACAACAACCGTTTCCGCCCGGACAGCCAGCATTTGAAAAAGATTTGCGAAGCCGGCAATCTTGGCGACATTTATTATGCGAAAGCGCATGCTATCCGTCGCCGTGCCGTGCCGACTTGGGGCGTATTCCTGGATGAAGAAAAACAAGGCGGCGGCCCGCTTATTGACATCGGCACACACGCACTTGATTTGACGCTGTGGATGATGGACAACTACAAGCCAAAAGTAGTGCTTGGCAGTGCGTTCCACAAACTGTCGCATAAAGAAAATGCAGCAAATGCATGGGGCCCTTGGGACCCGGCTAAGTTTACGGTTGAAGATTCTGCATTCGGCATGATTGTAATGGAAAATGGCGCTACGATCGTGCTGGAGAGCAGCTGGGCGCTGAATACGCTGGATGTGCGCGAAGCGCAATGTACGCTGAGCGGTACGGAAGGCGGCGCCGATATGATCAACGGTCTGCGTATTAACGGCGAAGAACATGGCCGCTTGTATACGACGGAGGTTGATTTGAAAGCCGGCGGTGTTGCATTCTACGACGGCGTGACGGAAAAAGATACGGATCTGGAAATGCGGCTGTGGCTGAAAGCGATTGAAGAGGATACCGAACCGGTTGTTACACCGGAGCAAGCGTACGTCGTATCGCAAATTTTGGAAGCCATTTACGAATCCGCACGTACGGGCAAAGCGGTTTATTTGGACTAA
- a CDS encoding carbohydrate ABC transporter permease — protein MLLRLTGRIILLLFTIAIIAPLLLVVFTSFKTTPQFFADPIGLPPSLSFHNYASIFEGQPMLRYFGNSIYVTAGTVLLELLFAGMIAFAIIRSGKKTGAWMQALFAAGLMVPAQVNMIPIYKFIKELGWTNSLTGLMAVSISTLLPLSVFMLANFMRTLPKEILEAGSIDGAGEWRLMTRIAFPLCAPYLAATSAFLFVIVWNDLLFPMLLVSGKQHLTLPLALLQFRGEYTTDYPMLLTGVAVVSLPLIVVFVFLQRYFISGAMAGSLKG, from the coding sequence ATGCTGCTGCGCCTTACCGGCAGAATCATCCTGCTGCTGTTTACAATCGCGATCATTGCGCCGCTTTTGCTCGTCGTGTTCACGTCGTTCAAGACAACGCCGCAGTTTTTTGCGGATCCGATCGGCTTGCCGCCTTCATTGTCATTTCACAATTATGCTTCCATCTTCGAAGGGCAGCCGATGCTGCGTTACTTCGGCAACAGCATCTACGTTACCGCCGGTACCGTTCTGCTTGAGCTGCTGTTTGCGGGCATGATCGCCTTCGCCATCATCCGTTCGGGAAAAAAAACGGGCGCGTGGATGCAAGCATTGTTTGCGGCCGGCTTGATGGTGCCGGCGCAGGTGAATATGATTCCGATCTATAAGTTTATAAAAGAGCTGGGATGGACGAACAGCCTGACCGGACTTATGGCGGTTTCCATCTCGACGCTGCTGCCTTTGTCGGTATTTATGCTCGCTAATTTCATGCGGACGCTGCCGAAGGAAATTTTAGAGGCTGGTTCCATTGACGGGGCTGGCGAATGGCGCCTCATGACGCGTATCGCGTTTCCGCTATGCGCTCCGTATTTAGCGGCGACCTCGGCGTTTCTGTTCGTGATCGTTTGGAACGATCTGCTGTTCCCGATGCTGCTGGTGTCCGGCAAACAGCATTTGACGCTGCCGCTTGCTTTGCTGCAGTTCCGGGGGGAATATACAACGGATTACCCGATGTTGCTGACCGGTGTCGCAGTCGTATCGCTTCCTTTAATAGTAGTCTTCGTATTCCTGCAGCGGTATTTTATTTCCGGGGCAATGGCCGGTTCGCTAAAAGGATAA
- a CDS encoding helix-turn-helix transcriptional regulator has protein sequence MRPNLKEEHNEFLEIYFLNPTPFEMAGAAWPVRLGHNIAKPHYHIGPRISPYYYLIFVLEGEGTFIQHGRTYPLRPNDMYCLFPQVTHEYYTNPEKPLKKLFIAFDGKLALKLLERAGLYAHQPHRQGILTEEAISELWQLAEVVSKGETHHTDLERLSLFYRVFDRVSHLSDETDHAASYNSDWLVKGKEFLSIHYNDGITVDQVSQNVGVDRTHFSKQFRKAYGISPVQYIQYLKIKEATLLLFQTNYKISEIAQSVGYPDVFSFSRAFKKLQGMSPNRYRQGLADGAIAPPSIMDNPL, from the coding sequence ATGCGCCCGAACCTGAAAGAAGAACATAATGAATTTCTTGAAATTTATTTTTTAAACCCGACTCCCTTCGAAATGGCAGGAGCCGCCTGGCCGGTACGCCTCGGCCATAATATAGCCAAACCCCATTACCATATCGGCCCGCGCATTAGTCCTTACTATTACCTGATCTTTGTGCTTGAAGGCGAAGGCACATTTATTCAGCATGGGCGGACTTATCCGCTTCGCCCGAACGACATGTATTGCTTGTTTCCGCAGGTCACCCACGAATATTATACGAATCCGGAAAAACCGCTTAAGAAACTGTTCATCGCCTTTGACGGAAAATTGGCGCTCAAGCTTCTGGAACGGGCCGGGCTGTATGCGCATCAGCCGCACCGGCAAGGCATTCTGACCGAAGAAGCCATTAGCGAGCTGTGGCAGCTTGCGGAGGTTGTCAGCAAAGGCGAGACCCATCATACCGACCTGGAGCGGCTAAGCCTTTTCTACCGCGTATTTGATCGTGTATCCCATCTGTCCGACGAAACGGATCATGCCGCCTCCTACAATTCCGATTGGCTGGTGAAAGGAAAAGAGTTTCTGTCCATTCATTATAACGACGGCATCACTGTAGATCAGGTATCGCAAAATGTGGGGGTCGACCGCACCCACTTCAGCAAGCAATTCCGTAAAGCTTACGGAATATCGCCAGTCCAATACATCCAATATTTAAAAATCAAGGAAGCTACGCTCCTTCTGTTTCAAACGAACTATAAAATTAGCGAAATCGCCCAATCTGTTGGGTATCCCGACGTATTTTCTTTTTCGAGGGCGTTCAAGAAGCTGCAAGGGATGTCACCGAACCGTTATCGGCAAGGTCTGGCGGATGGGGCAATTGCCCCGCCGTCCATTATGGACAACCCGCTATAG